In Gimesia benthica, a single window of DNA contains:
- a CDS encoding histone deacetylase family protein, producing MALLYSDPIFLKHETGGLPENPARIVPAVRRATQVALHAHCRQRSFSEVSEARLERVHSDHYVKYVRNFCEQGGGYISPDTSVCPASWEVARMAAGAACDAVEQVLKGHSDRAFCLIRPPGHHASREQAMGFCLFNNVAIAARLAIDEFGLERVMIIDWDVHHGDGTQKLFWEDGQVGFLSVHRSSFCVKSGFADETGGGAGLGTTVNLPLEYGITREDYLSQFTAAAERLAEKIRPQLILISAGFDAHKDDPVGSLGLESEDFARLTRVVLDLADVHAEQRVVSLLEGGYNPQALAECIEHHLLELVSN from the coding sequence ATGGCACTACTCTATTCGGATCCCATCTTTCTCAAACATGAAACAGGCGGTCTCCCGGAAAATCCGGCGCGGATCGTACCTGCTGTCCGCCGGGCGACCCAGGTTGCACTCCACGCACACTGTCGCCAGCGTTCCTTCAGCGAGGTCAGTGAGGCTCGACTGGAACGCGTGCATTCGGATCACTATGTAAAGTATGTGCGAAATTTCTGTGAACAGGGGGGCGGTTATATCAGCCCCGATACCTCCGTCTGTCCCGCATCCTGGGAGGTCGCCCGCATGGCCGCTGGTGCCGCCTGCGATGCCGTCGAGCAGGTGCTCAAGGGGCACTCCGATCGGGCTTTCTGTCTGATTCGTCCCCCCGGACATCACGCGTCACGCGAGCAGGCCATGGGGTTTTGCCTCTTTAATAACGTAGCCATCGCGGCGCGGCTGGCCATCGACGAGTTCGGCCTGGAGCGGGTCATGATCATCGACTGGGACGTGCATCACGGCGATGGCACCCAGAAGCTCTTCTGGGAAGACGGGCAGGTCGGTTTTCTCTCCGTGCATCGATCTTCGTTCTGTGTGAAGTCAGGCTTTGCGGACGAAACCGGGGGGGGAGCCGGCCTTGGAACCACCGTCAACCTTCCGTTAGAATATGGTATCACGCGCGAAGACTATCTTAGTCAGTTCACTGCTGCCGCAGAACGACTGGCTGAAAAAATCAGACCTCAGCTGATTCTGATCAGTGCCGGCTTTGATGCACACAAGGATGACCCGGTCGGATCACTGGGGCTGGAAAGCGAAGACTTCGCGCGACTGACCCGGGTGGTGCTCGATCTGGCCGACGTTCATGCTGAACAGCGTGTCGTCAGCCTGCTCGAAGGGGGCTACAATCCCCAGGCACTGGCAGAGTGTATTGAACATCATCTACTGGAGCTGGTCTCAAACTGA